The Thermincola ferriacetica genome segment TTGAAGAAGAATTATACGATGATTATGACGATTATGATGATTAAACCGGCGAGCCTGTGAAAATGAACAAGGCTTCGAAAAAGAAATCTTAATGGGTGATGTTGATATGGCCAAAAAAATTCCCTTGCGCATGTGTGTTGGGTGCCAGGAAATGAAACCTAAAAAGGAACTGGTGCGTATTGTAAGAACACCGGAGGAAAAATTTGAGATAGACCCTACGGGTAAAAAATCCGGCAGGGGAGCGTACATCTGTCCTACGGGCGAGTGCCTGCAGAAAGCCATAAAAGGGAAAAGGCTGGAAAAGGCTTTTAAACAACCAATATCACAGGAGATTTATG includes the following:
- the rnpM gene encoding RNase P modulator RnpM; this translates as MAKKIPLRMCVGCQEMKPKKELVRIVRTPEEKFEIDPTGKKSGRGAYICPTGECLQKAIKGKRLEKAFKQPISQEIYDALKKNLELRHDTKSL